A portion of the Adhaeribacter radiodurans genome contains these proteins:
- a CDS encoding response regulator translates to MNKLNCVLLVDDNETTCFINRLLLDKLNIVQELLTARDGRAALNLLQERLNTGEQLPELILLDIKMPGMDGFEFFAEYKQRPEFSFSLIVMLTTSQNTRDLEQAKGLGIPYYLTKPLTSQKISDIVDQHFKLKQSNTL, encoded by the coding sequence ATGAATAAGCTTAATTGTGTATTATTAGTTGATGATAACGAAACAACCTGCTTTATTAATCGTCTGCTATTAGATAAATTAAATATTGTTCAAGAACTTTTAACTGCCCGTGATGGTCGTGCTGCTTTAAATTTACTTCAGGAACGTTTAAATACTGGTGAGCAACTACCGGAGCTTATTCTGCTCGATATTAAAATGCCGGGTATGGATGGATTCGAATTTTTTGCGGAATACAAACAGCGACCCGAGTTTTCTTTCAGCCTCATTGTTATGCTTACTACTTCGCAAAATACCCGTGATTTGGAACAGGCAAAAGGTTTAGGAATACCTTATTACTTAACCAAGCCTTTAACGTCGCAAAAAATTTCTGACATTGTGGATCAGCATTTTAAATTAAAACAGTCTAACACCCTTTAA
- a CDS encoding AMP-binding protein produces the protein MDHLLLNGKKFYYEEIANYSFRNSIPLNGYEVTTLEFCRNWLNGVQEIAINTSGSTGAPKLITLTRAQMIASAQNTLLALNLQENDRTLVCLNTEYIGGMMMLVRGLVGNLHLTIIEPIGNPFKYLPPNGPDEYDFGSFVPLQLQAIITESPEKKYLLDQMKGILVGGAVVNDILYKQIQNIAAPVYHTYGMTETSSHVALKRLNGSKPDSYFKAASSVKLGLDERGCLTIIGNLTNDQLITTNDLANLISEHEFEWLGRVDNTINSGGVKVQAEKVEVALAQALLELDLNYRSFITPLPDAKLGQRIVAVLEGEKLENTKEESIQKHLQQILNKYEIPKAFKYIANFCTTASGKIDKPATLKSLI, from the coding sequence ATGGATCACCTGCTGCTTAACGGGAAGAAGTTTTACTACGAGGAAATTGCTAATTACTCGTTCCGGAATAGCATACCCTTGAATGGGTACGAAGTTACTACCCTGGAATTTTGTCGAAACTGGCTGAATGGGGTTCAGGAAATTGCTATTAATACTTCTGGCTCCACGGGTGCTCCCAAATTAATTACTTTAACCCGGGCTCAAATGATTGCCAGTGCACAAAATACGTTGCTGGCGTTAAACTTACAAGAAAATGACCGGACATTAGTTTGCTTAAACACCGAGTACATTGGTGGTATGATGATGCTGGTTCGCGGGTTAGTGGGCAATTTACATTTAACGATAATCGAGCCTATTGGAAATCCTTTTAAATATTTACCTCCTAATGGTCCGGATGAATATGACTTTGGCTCCTTCGTGCCCCTGCAATTACAGGCAATAATAACAGAGTCGCCGGAAAAGAAATATTTATTAGACCAGATGAAAGGCATTTTGGTGGGTGGGGCTGTTGTGAATGATATATTATATAAGCAAATTCAGAATATTGCTGCGCCCGTTTATCACACCTACGGCATGACCGAAACATCGTCGCATGTGGCTTTAAAGCGTTTAAACGGGAGCAAACCTGATTCTTACTTTAAGGCAGCTAGTTCTGTAAAACTAGGCTTGGATGAACGAGGCTGCTTGACCATTATAGGTAATCTAACAAATGATCAATTAATTACTACCAACGATCTCGCAAACCTTATTTCAGAACATGAATTTGAATGGTTAGGCCGGGTAGATAATACCATTAATAGCGGTGGAGTAAAGGTTCAGGCCGAAAAAGTAGAAGTAGCTTTAGCGCAAGCATTACTAGAGTTAGATCTAAATTATCGTTCTTTTATTACTCCATTACCCGATGCTAAACTAGGCCAACGTATTGTAGCTGTACTCGAAGGAGAAAAGTTAGAAAACACCAAAGAAGAATCTATTCAAAAACATTTACAGCAAATACTCAATAAGTACGAAATACCAAAAGCATTTAAATACATTGCTAATTTCTGCACTACTGCTTCTGGTAAAATAGATAAACCAGCAACTTTAAAAAGCTTAATTTAA
- a CDS encoding ROK family protein → MDMLSEHKIIGLDIGGTKIHIGLVEAGKITKELKIATAAQASKKEILNQLVQSIEQLMEPDVMGIGVGVPGLVDEEKGVVCDVQNIPDFTEIPLKNYLEDYFRKSVYLTNDANSFILGEKLYGRAQPYKNVVGLTLGTGFGGGIILNNQLYSGAFSSAGEFGGIPYLDSTLEDYCSGKFFQNQFGVLGQEVHQAAVKGDNRAIAMLEQFGTHLGEAIKMILFALAPEAIFLGGSVSKCFPFFKDAMQQRVEEFPFERVKKQLIIEQSHMRNGAILGAAALVQMKSKVLSPL, encoded by the coding sequence ATGGATATGCTATCAGAACATAAAATAATCGGGCTGGATATTGGCGGCACCAAAATTCATATTGGCTTAGTGGAAGCGGGTAAAATAACGAAAGAATTAAAAATAGCCACGGCCGCTCAAGCTTCTAAGAAAGAAATATTAAATCAGCTGGTGCAAAGCATTGAGCAATTAATGGAGCCCGATGTTATGGGCATTGGGGTAGGGGTACCGGGCTTGGTAGATGAAGAAAAAGGAGTAGTTTGCGATGTCCAGAATATTCCGGATTTTACGGAGATTCCACTTAAAAATTACCTAGAAGACTACTTTCGCAAATCGGTTTACTTAACCAACGATGCCAACAGTTTTATACTGGGCGAAAAATTATACGGACGGGCGCAGCCTTATAAAAATGTGGTGGGTTTAACTTTAGGGACTGGGTTTGGAGGAGGTATAATTTTAAATAACCAGCTTTATTCCGGGGCTTTTTCGAGTGCGGGCGAGTTTGGTGGTATTCCGTACCTGGATAGCACCCTGGAAGATTACTGCAGCGGCAAATTTTTTCAAAATCAGTTTGGCGTTTTAGGGCAGGAAGTTCACCAGGCAGCCGTAAAAGGCGATAACAGGGCTATTGCTATGTTAGAACAATTTGGTACACACCTCGGCGAAGCCATTAAAATGATTTTATTTGCTTTAGCCCCGGAGGCCATTTTTTTAGGTGGATCGGTGAGTAAATGTTTTCCTTTTTTTAAAGATGCCATGCAGCAACGAGTTGAGGAATTCCCATTTGAGCGAGTAAAGAAGCAATTAATAATTGAACAATCGCACATGCGGAACGGGGCAATTTTAGGGGCGGCAGCTCTGGTTCAAATGAAAAGCAAAGTTTTATCGCCTTTATAA
- a CDS encoding ATP-grasp domain-containing protein → MSSTKIALITYNDQGKYNSSVENEDTVLFNFLKYKGLDLTFEVWNDPLVKWEQYDLLILKSPWDYFDYILDFRDWLDVIEQKNIRMLNPLKTVRWNTDKHYLHEIAAAGFTITPSVLIEPGQAFKMDKLFRQFGTDKIIIKPCVSGGAKNTFAITRETAEEQAIKLNALFAQEAFLAQPFLSEVQTQGEWSFVYFNGNFSHCLLKTPQEGDFRVQHYLGGSIYPTDPPAHLLVEASGIVQKFASDCLYARVDGLEVNGSFMLMELELIEPFLFLFTCENSLNNYYRALQQLTEQG, encoded by the coding sequence ATGTCATCTACCAAAATTGCGCTCATAACTTACAACGATCAAGGAAAATACAATTCTTCGGTGGAGAACGAAGACACTGTTTTATTTAACTTTTTAAAGTATAAAGGCCTGGATTTAACTTTTGAAGTATGGAACGATCCGTTGGTAAAGTGGGAGCAATATGATTTACTAATTCTAAAATCGCCCTGGGATTATTTTGATTACATTCTGGATTTTAGAGACTGGCTGGATGTAATTGAGCAGAAAAATATCCGGATGTTAAATCCTTTAAAAACTGTAAGATGGAATACCGATAAACATTATTTACACGAAATTGCTGCGGCCGGTTTTACTATTACACCAAGTGTTTTGATTGAACCCGGCCAGGCTTTTAAAATGGATAAGCTTTTCCGGCAATTTGGGACGGATAAAATTATTATTAAACCTTGCGTAAGCGGAGGCGCAAAAAATACTTTTGCCATTACCCGCGAAACTGCCGAAGAACAAGCCATAAAACTAAACGCCTTGTTTGCTCAGGAAGCTTTTCTGGCTCAGCCTTTTTTATCGGAGGTGCAAACCCAGGGCGAGTGGTCGTTCGTGTATTTTAATGGAAATTTTAGTCACTGTTTGTTAAAAACACCCCAGGAAGGAGATTTTCGGGTGCAGCATTATTTAGGAGGAAGCATCTACCCTACCGATCCGCCGGCGCACCTGCTGGTGGAGGCGAGTGGTATTGTGCAAAAATTTGCCTCAGATTGCCTGTACGCCCGGGTAGATGGTTTAGAGGTAAACGGTAGTTTTATGTTGATGGAATTGGAATTAATAGAGCCCTTTTTGTTCCTATTTACCTGCGAAAACTCATTAAATAATTATTACAGAGCCCTGCAACAATTAACCGAACAAGGTTAA
- a CDS encoding alpha-L-fucosidase, which produces MRKLFTTILFFGYLLNSWAQQHNTSTNYIPPTDPKVQAKLANWQDLKFGVFMHWGTYSQWGIVESWSICPEDEGWTQRKGPYAADYTTYKKAYENIRTEFNPVKFSPEKWVTAAKAAGMKYMVFTTKHHDGFAMFDTKQSDYKITDSKSAFATNPRSNITKEVFNAFRKEDFLIGAYFSKPDWHNENYWWPYFPPKDRNVNYNPAKYPERWQKFKDFTYNQIGELMTDYGAVDILWLDGGWVRPKNTIDPAVDWQKAITFEQDIDMARVAKMAREKQPGLIVVDRTVTGEFENYTTPEHTVPDEPLPYPWETCMTMGDSWSFVPNDKYKSTNQLIQLLVKIVSRGGNFLLNIGPSPEGDWAPEAYNRLQQIGDWMKINGEGIYASRSVAPYEHQNIYYTQAKGKSVIYAFWLSDKEDVALPATLQIPLNKINQVKKVSLLGRADKLTWRFKGNSLQIQVPTKLQKKSSLKQAATFKIEY; this is translated from the coding sequence ATGAGAAAACTTTTTACTACTATACTTTTCTTCGGATACCTGTTAAACAGTTGGGCGCAACAGCATAATACGTCTACCAACTACATACCGCCCACCGACCCGAAAGTGCAGGCCAAACTTGCTAATTGGCAAGATTTAAAATTTGGTGTTTTTATGCATTGGGGCACTTACAGCCAGTGGGGAATAGTAGAAAGCTGGAGTATCTGCCCCGAAGACGAAGGCTGGACCCAACGTAAAGGGCCTTACGCGGCGGATTATACTACTTATAAAAAAGCGTACGAAAATATCCGAACCGAATTTAACCCGGTAAAATTTAGTCCGGAAAAATGGGTTACTGCGGCTAAGGCAGCCGGTATGAAATACATGGTTTTTACCACCAAACACCATGATGGCTTTGCCATGTTCGATACAAAACAAAGCGATTATAAAATTACCGATTCCAAATCAGCCTTTGCGACCAATCCGCGCAGCAACATTACCAAAGAAGTTTTTAATGCATTCCGAAAAGAAGATTTTTTAATTGGCGCGTATTTTTCTAAACCTGATTGGCACAACGAAAATTACTGGTGGCCTTACTTTCCGCCGAAAGACCGTAACGTAAATTATAATCCTGCTAAATACCCGGAACGTTGGCAAAAATTTAAAGATTTTACTTATAACCAGATTGGCGAGTTAATGACGGATTATGGCGCCGTAGATATTCTTTGGCTGGATGGCGGCTGGGTACGGCCTAAAAATACCATTGATCCTGCAGTGGATTGGCAAAAAGCCATTACGTTTGAACAGGATATTGATATGGCCCGCGTGGCTAAAATGGCCCGCGAAAAACAACCAGGTTTAATCGTGGTAGATCGCACCGTAACCGGCGAGTTCGAAAATTATACTACTCCCGAACACACCGTACCGGATGAACCCTTGCCTTACCCTTGGGAAACCTGTATGACAATGGGCGATTCGTGGAGTTTTGTACCCAACGATAAGTATAAGTCTACGAACCAGCTTATTCAATTACTCGTAAAAATTGTATCCAGAGGCGGTAACTTTTTACTAAATATTGGCCCTAGTCCGGAAGGTGATTGGGCACCCGAAGCGTATAATCGGCTGCAACAAATTGGCGATTGGATGAAAATAAATGGCGAAGGAATTTACGCTAGCCGTTCCGTTGCCCCTTATGAACATCAGAATATTTACTACACCCAGGCTAAAGGTAAATCTGTAATTTATGCCTTCTGGCTGTCGGATAAAGAAGACGTTGCTTTACCTGCCACCTTGCAAATTCCTCTGAATAAAATAAATCAGGTAAAAAAAGTAAGCTTACTCGGACGAGCAGATAAACTCACCTGGCGCTTTAAAGGTAATTCTCTCCAGATCCAGGTACCAACTAAGTTGCAAAAAAAGAGCAGTTTAAAACAAGCCGCAACTTTTAAAATCGAATACTAA
- a CDS encoding N(4)-(beta-N-acetylglucosaminyl)-L-asparaginase, translating into MSFLGRRKFIKASSLGMSLLAFDRSAFASFLPTSQPVPSAPIVISTWDFGIPANQAAWKILSNGGRALDAVEAGARIPEADLNNHSVGRAGYPDRDGYVTLDACIMDEQGNCGAVAAMENIDHPISVARLVMEKTPHVLLVGAGATQFAIENGFKKTKLLTPESEKAWREWLKEAKYKPTINVENKLYRPDKLPGNKFNHDTIGMLALDAKGNMSGACTTSGMAFKLHGRVGDSPIIGAGLYIDNEVGGATSTGVGEEVIRNVGSFLVVELMRQGYTPEAACKAAVQRIINKKPDKVKDLQVGFLALNKKGEYGAYAIQQGFSFAVCTAQKQDLLVQSKSSF; encoded by the coding sequence ATGTCTTTCCTTGGCCGTCGTAAATTTATAAAAGCTTCTTCGCTGGGTATGTCGCTGCTGGCTTTTGATCGCTCTGCTTTTGCTTCTTTTCTTCCCACGAGCCAGCCGGTTCCATCAGCTCCCATTGTTATATCAACCTGGGATTTTGGCATTCCCGCCAACCAGGCCGCCTGGAAAATTTTGAGTAATGGAGGAAGGGCTTTGGATGCGGTGGAAGCAGGTGCCCGAATACCAGAAGCCGATTTAAATAACCATAGTGTGGGTCGGGCTGGTTATCCGGACCGTGATGGTTACGTAACTTTAGATGCCTGCATTATGGATGAACAAGGAAATTGCGGTGCGGTGGCAGCAATGGAAAATATTGATCACCCTATTTCAGTTGCTCGGTTGGTAATGGAGAAAACGCCCCATGTACTTTTAGTAGGAGCGGGAGCAACTCAATTTGCGATAGAAAACGGATTTAAAAAAACAAAATTACTTACCCCCGAATCGGAGAAAGCCTGGCGGGAATGGTTAAAAGAAGCGAAGTACAAACCTACCATAAACGTCGAAAATAAATTGTATCGTCCGGATAAGTTACCGGGTAATAAATTTAACCACGATACAATTGGTATGCTGGCCCTGGATGCAAAGGGTAATATGTCCGGAGCTTGTACTACCAGCGGCATGGCTTTTAAATTGCACGGAAGGGTAGGAGATAGTCCTATTATAGGGGCCGGCCTGTACATCGACAACGAAGTGGGAGGAGCGACTTCTACGGGTGTAGGCGAAGAAGTTATCCGGAATGTTGGCAGCTTTTTGGTGGTAGAGTTAATGCGACAAGGATACACTCCCGAAGCGGCCTGTAAAGCCGCAGTACAACGGATCATTAACAAGAAACCAGATAAGGTAAAGGATCTGCAAGTAGGATTTTTAGCTTTGAATAAAAAAGGGGAGTACGGAGCCTATGCCATCCAGCAAGGATTTTCATTTGCCGTTTGCACAGCCCAAAAACAAGATTTACTTGTGCAAAGTAAGAGTTCCTTTTAA
- a CDS encoding DoxX family protein — MEITQKIENWASTHYPAWFDFVRMGLGVFLFVKGFIVLSQIESVQIFISNINALNGTSLNWNAQVLIQFIAYMHIIGGLFIALGFLTRIAIFFQIPILLGAVLFTMPGIRMASDNNMAQGGINFVWSEIQLNTTTAEWWTALFTLILLISCFIIGSGPWSVDKYLEHYEET; from the coding sequence ATGGAAATTACTCAAAAAATTGAAAACTGGGCCTCTACGCATTATCCTGCCTGGTTTGATTTTGTACGAATGGGCTTAGGAGTTTTTCTGTTTGTGAAAGGCTTTATTGTTCTTAGCCAAATTGAATCCGTACAAATTTTTATTTCCAACATTAATGCTTTAAATGGGACAAGTTTAAATTGGAATGCCCAAGTATTAATTCAGTTTATTGCGTACATGCACATTATTGGCGGTTTGTTTATTGCTTTAGGATTTCTTACCCGCATAGCCATTTTTTTCCAGATTCCAATTTTATTAGGCGCGGTTCTCTTTACCATGCCTGGTATCCGGATGGCGTCTGACAACAACATGGCGCAGGGCGGTATCAATTTTGTTTGGTCAGAAATCCAGTTAAATACTACAACCGCCGAATGGTGGACTGCCTTATTTACCTTAATACTCCTTATCAGTTGTTTTATTATTGGTTCCGGCCCTTGGTCTGTGGATAAATATCTGGAACATTATGAAGAAACCTGA
- the menB gene encoding 1,4-dihydroxy-2-naphthoyl-CoA synthase produces the protein MQSKYNWQTLKDYKEILFSYFQGIAKISINRPHKHNAFTPLTVQEMSDAMELARQNPEIGVIIITGEGGQAFCSGGDQSVRGHGGYIGEDAVPRLNVLDLQMQIRRIPKPVIAMVAGWAIGGGHVLHVVCDLSIAADNARFGQTGPKVGSFDGGFGASYLARIVGQKKAREIWFLCDQYNAQEALDMGLVNKVVPLDQLEETTVEWCRKILEKSPIALRMLKSAFNAELDGQAGIQELAGNATLLYYLSDEAKEGKNSFLEKRKPDFSKFPKFP, from the coding sequence ATGCAAAGTAAGTACAACTGGCAAACCCTTAAAGATTATAAAGAAATTCTGTTTTCGTATTTCCAAGGAATTGCGAAAATAAGTATAAACCGGCCGCACAAGCACAATGCCTTTACGCCTCTTACGGTTCAGGAAATGAGCGATGCCATGGAACTTGCCCGCCAAAACCCGGAAATAGGAGTAATTATTATTACCGGCGAAGGAGGACAAGCTTTTTGCAGTGGCGGCGACCAAAGCGTACGCGGTCACGGGGGTTATATTGGCGAAGATGCAGTGCCCCGTTTAAACGTTTTGGATTTACAAATGCAAATTCGTCGTATTCCAAAACCAGTTATTGCGATGGTGGCCGGGTGGGCCATTGGCGGTGGCCATGTATTGCACGTAGTTTGTGATTTAAGTATTGCCGCCGACAACGCTAGGTTCGGCCAAACTGGCCCTAAGGTTGGTTCTTTTGATGGTGGTTTTGGTGCTTCTTATTTAGCCCGCATAGTGGGCCAGAAAAAAGCCCGTGAAATCTGGTTCTTGTGCGACCAATACAATGCCCAAGAAGCTTTGGATATGGGTTTAGTAAATAAAGTAGTTCCCCTTGACCAACTCGAAGAAACAACTGTAGAATGGTGCCGGAAAATACTGGAAAAAAGCCCTATTGCTCTGCGGATGTTAAAATCTGCTTTTAATGCCGAACTCGACGGACAAGCGGGTATTCAGGAATTAGCGGGTAATGCTACTTTACTCTACTACCTATCCGACGAAGCCAAAGAAGGTAAAAATTCTTTCTTGGAAAAACGGAAACCCGACTTTTCGAAATTCCCTAAATTCCCTTGA
- a CDS encoding DoxX family protein, with protein sequence MEVTHKIELWADRHHPIWLDFIRFGLGIFLFVKGLIFISDIAVLERLLININMDWSSFWFAHYIAFAHLVGGLLIAMGLVTRLAVLFQLPILVGAVLFVRPGLEYGSINTEWWVSALTLCLLIVFFIFDSGRWSIDHYMRTHREV encoded by the coding sequence ATGGAAGTAACGCACAAAATTGAGCTGTGGGCCGATCGGCATCATCCCATTTGGCTCGACTTTATCCGATTTGGTCTCGGAATCTTCCTCTTCGTCAAAGGGCTGATATTTATCAGCGACATCGCCGTGTTAGAAAGGTTGTTGATTAACATTAACATGGACTGGTCTTCTTTTTGGTTTGCGCACTACATTGCTTTTGCGCATTTAGTAGGTGGTTTACTCATTGCGATGGGCCTGGTAACCCGACTTGCTGTTTTATTCCAACTTCCTATTCTGGTGGGAGCAGTACTTTTTGTACGACCCGGTTTAGAATACGGATCCATTAATACCGAATGGTGGGTTTCGGCATTAACACTCTGCTTATTGATTGTATTCTTCATTTTCGATTCCGGCCGGTGGTCTATTGACCATTACATGCGTACTCACCGAGAGGTTTAA
- a CDS encoding carbohydrate-binding family 9-like protein, with protein sequence MKITKLKGAFLFGYFLLQQVFCTAQAIIPNKDYIFSTPQHYLTSFTSEAPTIDGNLNESAWQAATWTNNFIDIEGKQKPKPTWNTRVKMLWNDTCLFIAAELQDPHVWATLKQHDTIVYYDHDFEIFIDPDNDTHNYYEIEVNAYNTIFDLFMTKPYRNGGRAIIPWQAVGMRSAVQVQGTLNNPNDTDKGWTVEMAIPLRTLTSTGRSNRIEEETNWRINFSRVQWDAVVQQGKYVKVTGPNGKPLPEHNWVWSPQGLINMHFPELWGYLYFTRKPVTKKPTSAFTLPYAEKLKQHLWQIYYLQKEYFRKNRRYAASLSDLGIKNNQVKVDSQMNQIRLEANTYQFMAFIKGNDPVTYSLNQDGLVQTIKE encoded by the coding sequence GTGAAAATTACCAAATTGAAGGGTGCGTTTTTATTTGGATATTTTTTATTGCAGCAGGTTTTCTGTACTGCTCAGGCCATTATACCAAATAAAGATTACATATTTAGCACTCCGCAACATTACCTTACTTCTTTCACTTCGGAAGCGCCAACCATTGATGGAAATTTAAATGAGAGCGCTTGGCAAGCCGCTACCTGGACAAATAACTTTATTGATATTGAAGGAAAACAAAAGCCGAAGCCTACCTGGAATACCCGGGTTAAAATGTTGTGGAATGATACCTGCCTGTTTATTGCCGCCGAACTTCAAGACCCTCACGTATGGGCCACTTTAAAGCAACACGATACGATTGTTTATTACGATCACGATTTTGAGATTTTTATTGATCCGGATAACGATACCCATAATTATTACGAAATAGAAGTAAACGCCTATAATACCATCTTCGATTTGTTTATGACCAAGCCGTACCGGAATGGGGGTCGGGCAATAATTCCCTGGCAAGCTGTAGGAATGCGCTCGGCGGTGCAAGTGCAGGGAACTCTTAACAACCCGAACGATACAGATAAGGGATGGACCGTGGAAATGGCAATTCCTCTTCGTACGCTTACTTCTACTGGCAGATCTAACCGGATTGAAGAAGAAACCAACTGGCGCATTAATTTCTCGCGGGTACAATGGGACGCCGTTGTGCAACAAGGCAAATACGTTAAAGTTACCGGCCCCAACGGCAAACCTTTACCGGAACATAATTGGGTTTGGTCACCTCAAGGCCTCATCAATATGCACTTTCCGGAGCTGTGGGGTTACTTATATTTTACCCGCAAGCCAGTAACAAAAAAACCAACTTCTGCTTTTACTTTACCTTACGCCGAAAAACTAAAACAGCATCTTTGGCAAATTTACTACTTGCAAAAAGAGTATTTCCGGAAAAACCGGCGCTATGCGGCCTCGCTATCTGACTTAGGAATAAAAAATAACCAGGTTAAAGTAGATAGTCAGATGAATCAAATAAGATTAGAAGCCAATACGTATCAGTTTATGGCTTTTATTAAAGGTAACGATCCGGTTACTTACAGCCTAAACCAGGACGGACTTGTTCAAACTATTAAAGAGTAG
- a CDS encoding SDR family oxidoreductase, whose amino-acid sequence MNNNATKSNRWTLAGKRALVTGGTKGIGRAIAEEFLQLGAEVLIVARKQAELDALLAEWREQDLQASGISADLSRSADRVQLSEYITENWGKLDILVNNVGTNIRKKTVAYSEKEYQLLLDTNLTSAFHLSQLLFPALKQAEQGNIIQISSVSGLNHLRTGAIYGMTKAAMIQLTKNLAVEWASDNIRVNALAPWYIRTPLADAVLQNQDYLNDVLSRTPMGRVGEPAEVAAAAAFLCMPAASYITGQCLAIDGGFSVYGF is encoded by the coding sequence ATGAACAATAACGCAACTAAATCTAACCGCTGGACTTTAGCCGGAAAGCGGGCCTTGGTTACGGGTGGTACCAAAGGTATCGGCCGAGCCATTGCCGAAGAGTTTTTACAGTTAGGAGCCGAGGTTTTAATTGTTGCCCGAAAACAAGCCGAACTGGATGCTTTATTAGCAGAGTGGCGGGAACAAGATTTGCAAGCCAGTGGAATTTCCGCGGACTTAAGCCGGTCGGCAGATAGGGTGCAGCTCTCCGAATATATCACCGAAAATTGGGGAAAGCTGGACATTTTAGTAAATAATGTTGGTACTAATATCCGGAAAAAAACTGTTGCTTATTCGGAGAAAGAATACCAGTTACTATTAGATACGAACCTTACTTCGGCTTTTCATTTAAGCCAGTTATTGTTCCCGGCACTTAAACAAGCCGAACAAGGCAATATTATTCAAATATCTTCGGTTTCCGGTTTAAATCACCTGCGTACGGGTGCTATTTACGGCATGACCAAAGCCGCTATGATTCAATTAACCAAGAATTTAGCCGTAGAATGGGCCAGCGATAATATTCGGGTTAATGCCTTAGCTCCCTGGTACATCCGGACTCCCTTGGCCGATGCTGTTTTGCAAAATCAAGATTATTTAAACGATGTACTTAGCCGCACGCCCATGGGCCGGGTAGGCGAACCAGCAGAGGTAGCTGCTGCTGCTGCTTTTCTATGTATGCCGGCAGCCAGTTACATAACCGGGCAGTGCCTGGCTATTGATGGCGGTTTTTCAGTTTATGGGTTTTAA